One Solibacillus sp. R5-41 DNA segment encodes these proteins:
- a CDS encoding Na+/H+ antiporter subunit G produces the protein MSVNQLIELMAALLILFGAVVSVISAFGMIRLPDVYTRSHAATKSATLSVLSCLVGAFIYFWIHDGYVSIRLILGIVFVFITAPISGHLICRAAYRSRVPLAKGSGEDALKPVLFGNDESENEMK, from the coding sequence TTGAGCGTAAATCAACTGATTGAGTTAATGGCGGCTTTACTTATTTTGTTTGGCGCGGTTGTCAGTGTCATTAGTGCATTTGGCATGATTCGCCTCCCGGATGTTTACACACGTTCTCATGCAGCAACAAAAAGTGCGACATTGTCTGTTTTGAGTTGCTTAGTTGGCGCGTTTATTTATTTTTGGATACATGATGGCTATGTAAGTATTCGTTTAATTTTAGGGATTGTTTTCGTATTTATAACAGCCCCTATATCGGGACATTTAATTTGCAGAGCTGCGTATCGTTCACGTGTTCCATTAGCAAAAGGCTCAGGTGAAGATGCGCTAAAACCCGTGTTATTTGGAAATGATGAATCAGAAAATGAAATGAAATAA
- a CDS encoding GntR family transcriptional regulator, with protein sequence MDFNAQSTTPIYIQIAEWLENEILAERLLPEGKVYSQYQLAEIFNINPATAGKGLTILVENKILFKKRGLGMFVVADAKERILVTRRNHNLTKMAQVIVQEAKRLAVPDEELITLIKQIQKEG encoded by the coding sequence TTGGATTTCAACGCACAAAGCACAACGCCGATTTATATTCAAATAGCAGAATGGCTTGAAAATGAAATATTAGCTGAGCGCTTATTACCTGAAGGCAAAGTATATTCGCAGTATCAGCTTGCTGAAATTTTTAATATTAATCCCGCAACAGCAGGAAAAGGGCTAACAATTTTAGTCGAAAATAAAATTTTATTTAAAAAGAGGGGGCTTGGCATGTTCGTTGTAGCAGATGCGAAAGAGCGTATTTTAGTAACACGTCGAAATCATAATTTAACGAAGATGGCACAGGTCATTGTGCAAGAAGCCAAAAGATTAGCCGTACCGGATGAAGAGTTGATTACTTTAATTAAGCAAATTCAAAAGGAGGGATGA